The sequence AAGGAGACGTGCTTCGCAGCCACCTGATGAGTCAGGGCGTCTAGTCGCCGATCGAACCGCGCTGTGCCGAGATCGTACCGACCGCCGTTCGGCCGTCACATCGACGCGCGTTTGATCGTCGAAACGGCGACGCCACGAATCAGTCGTCGTCAGCCCGTTCGGTGCCGGCGTCCTCGAGCGCGCCGGCGTTCGTCTCGTCGACGACGTCGATCGAGACGCCGGCGTCCATCCCGCGGTTGCGGCTCGCGTCGCCGAATCCGGCGCTGAGAACGCGCGTCAGGGCGTCCTCGACGTCCTCGTCGAGTTCCGTGATCCGGTCGGATTCGACCTCGACGACGAACCCCGTCGTGATGTTCGGCGACGTCGGCAAGAAGAGCACCTCGCGGCCGTCGTCGGTCACCTTTCCCGTTTTGAACGCCGTCATCCGGAGCCCGTTCCAGGTCTCGATCTTGACCGGTTTCTGCAGTGAGTCCTGTTCGCCGAAGGCGGTCTCGGCGGCCATTTTCGAGGCGTTGTAGACGACCCGCATCACGGGGACGCGGTTCGCGACGTTGTCGACAACCCGTTCGACGAGCCCGCCGACGGTCGTCCGCATGAGATAGCCGATGGAGAAGGTGAGGATCGTGAAGACGGTCAGCGCGACGATGACCCGGAGAAACTGCGCGAGTTGCTCGCGGGTCTGGATGGCCTGCGCTCCGTCGCCGGGAATAAACGGCTTGAGCGCCTCGGGCTGGAGAATGAGCCCTGGCGTCAGCCCGGCGACGAGGCCGTAGAGCCAGTAGATGACGTAGAGGGTGACCAGGATCGGGCCGAGGACGATCAGCCCGCTCGCGAAATCCCGCTTCCACGAAGCCATGTGGAGCACCTCTCACTAGGGGCTAATGAGCCCTTCCCTTTAGCGGTCGAGAAGCGCGCGGAGCGCGAACCGAACGTTCCCCGTCCGTTCGGTCAGCCGCCGGTAGAAGTACGATTTCCACCGGTTGCCGTACGGGACGTACTGGTAGACGGGATACTCGGCGGCGAGGTCGTTCTGGGCGTCCTCGCGGACGCCCATCAGCATCTGGATCTCGAAGTCGGTGCCGTACCGCTCGTGACAGTCGATCGCGTGCTCGATCATCGCCGGGTCGTGGCTG comes from Haloterrigena salifodinae and encodes:
- a CDS encoding DUF502 domain-containing protein, yielding MASWKRDFASGLIVLGPILVTLYVIYWLYGLVAGLTPGLILQPEALKPFIPGDGAQAIQTREQLAQFLRVIVALTVFTILTFSIGYLMRTTVGGLVERVVDNVANRVPVMRVVYNASKMAAETAFGEQDSLQKPVKIETWNGLRMTAFKTGKVTDDGREVLFLPTSPNITTGFVVEVESDRITELDEDVEDALTRVLSAGFGDASRNRGMDAGVSIDVVDETNAGALEDAGTERADDD